The following are from one region of the Streptomyces rubrogriseus genome:
- the manA gene encoding mannose-6-phosphate isomerase, class I encodes MDRLDNTVRPYAWGSTTAIPTLLGTEPTGEPQAEMWMGAHPGAPSRTGRGTLAEVVDADPEKELGTASVARFGPRLPFLLKLLAAGAPLSLQVHPDLAQARAGYEDEERRGVPLDAPHRNYKDANHKPELVCALTDFDGLCGFRAPAETADLLDGLGVASLKPYVDLLRANPEDAALREVLTAILTADPEEMSRTVTETAAACDRLGGAYRPYADIAHHYPGDPGVLAAMLLNHVRLQPGEALYLGAGIPHAYLNGLGVEIMANSDNVLRCGLTPKHVDVPELLRIVRFEAGDPGILRPEASPDGEEVYDTPIDEFRLSRYVLPEGSGAHDLTLPTPQILLCTAGTVRAGEHELAPGRSVFVPAHEKAEVSGTGTLFRATVRV; translated from the coding sequence ATGGACCGCCTCGACAACACCGTCCGCCCCTACGCCTGGGGTTCCACCACCGCGATCCCGACCCTGCTCGGGACCGAGCCGACCGGCGAACCGCAGGCGGAGATGTGGATGGGCGCCCACCCCGGCGCCCCCTCCCGCACCGGCCGGGGCACCCTCGCCGAGGTCGTCGACGCCGACCCCGAGAAGGAACTGGGCACCGCCTCCGTGGCCAGGTTCGGCCCCCGACTGCCCTTCCTCCTCAAGCTCCTCGCCGCCGGCGCCCCGCTCTCCCTCCAGGTCCACCCCGACCTCGCCCAGGCCAGGGCCGGTTACGAGGACGAGGAGCGCCGGGGCGTCCCCCTGGACGCCCCGCACCGCAACTACAAGGACGCCAACCACAAGCCCGAACTGGTCTGCGCCCTCACCGACTTCGACGGCCTGTGCGGCTTCCGCGCCCCGGCCGAGACCGCCGACCTGCTCGACGGGCTCGGCGTCGCCTCCCTCAAGCCGTACGTCGACCTGCTGCGCGCCAACCCCGAGGACGCCGCCCTGCGCGAGGTCCTCACCGCGATCCTCACCGCCGACCCCGAGGAGATGTCCCGGACGGTCACCGAGACCGCGGCCGCCTGCGACCGCCTCGGCGGCGCCTACCGGCCGTACGCCGACATCGCCCACCACTACCCGGGCGACCCCGGCGTCCTCGCCGCGATGCTGCTCAACCACGTCCGGCTCCAGCCCGGCGAGGCCCTGTACCTCGGCGCCGGCATCCCGCACGCCTACCTCAACGGCCTCGGCGTCGAGATCATGGCCAACTCCGACAACGTCCTGCGCTGCGGCCTCACCCCCAAGCACGTCGACGTCCCCGAACTCCTGCGCATCGTCCGCTTCGAGGCCGGCGACCCCGGCATCCTGCGCCCGGAGGCGTCCCCCGACGGCGAAGAGGTCTACGACACCCCGATCGACGAGTTCCGCCTGAGCCGCTACGTCCTGCCCGAGGGCTCCGGCGCCCACGACCTCACCCTGCCCACCCCGCAGATCCTGCTCTGCACGGCGGGCACCGTACGGGCGGGCGAGCACGAACTGGCCCCCGGCCGCTCCGTCTTCGTCCCGGCGCACGAAAAGGCCGAAGTGTCCGGAACCGGCACGCTCTTCCGGGCCACCGTGCGCGTCTGA
- a CDS encoding Trm112 family protein: protein MPLEAGLLEILACPACHAPLEEQDAELICTGQDCGLAYPVRDGIPVLLVDEARRPE, encoded by the coding sequence ATGCCGCTCGAAGCCGGCCTCCTGGAGATCCTCGCCTGCCCCGCCTGCCACGCCCCCCTCGAGGAGCAGGACGCGGAGCTGATCTGCACCGGCCAGGACTGCGGCCTGGCCTACCCGGTGCGCGACGGCATCCCGGTCCTTCTCGTCGACGAGGCCCGCCGCCCCGAGTAA
- a CDS encoding SIS domain-containing protein, translated as MLDESLLDAPERLTEADHRGLLRGAAEAGARVRTAARHAAEAGVGNLKPDGRPRAVLIAGPGAAATHAADLLGTLAGAGSPVTRLAPTGVAPAAGALRWELPGWAGSVDLLLIATPDGAEPGLSLLAEQAYRRGCTVVAVAPARSPLNDAVSASRGLFIPMATAPYDHDEPLAGAAPGVLWALLTPLLALLDRTGLLEAPPEAIDKVADRLDRIAERCGPAIVTYSNPAKTLASELAESLPVVWTEGTSAGPAGRRFAAALAELSGTPAVVADLPEALAAHNALLSGRLAAGADPDDFFRDRVEEPPALHARVVLLRDRPSGGLTAAPNARDLALGHDTPISELEPEEGGELETLAELIAITDFAAVYLALASGA; from the coding sequence ATGCTCGACGAATCGCTCCTCGACGCCCCGGAGCGCCTCACCGAGGCCGACCACCGCGGCCTGCTCCGCGGCGCCGCCGAGGCCGGTGCCCGCGTCCGCACCGCCGCCCGGCACGCCGCCGAAGCCGGCGTCGGCAACCTCAAGCCGGACGGCCGCCCCCGCGCCGTACTGATCGCAGGGCCCGGCGCCGCCGCCACCCACGCCGCCGACCTCCTCGGCACCCTCGCAGGGGCGGGCAGCCCCGTCACCCGCCTCGCCCCCACCGGCGTCGCCCCCGCCGCGGGCGCCCTGCGCTGGGAACTGCCCGGCTGGGCCGGTTCCGTGGACCTCCTGCTGATCGCCACCCCCGACGGCGCCGAGCCAGGCCTGTCCCTCCTCGCCGAACAGGCCTACCGCAGGGGCTGCACGGTCGTCGCCGTAGCTCCCGCCCGCTCCCCGCTCAACGACGCGGTGAGCGCCTCCCGCGGCCTGTTCATCCCGATGGCGACCGCCCCCTACGACCACGACGAGCCCCTCGCCGGCGCCGCCCCCGGCGTGCTGTGGGCGCTGCTCACGCCACTCCTCGCCCTGCTGGACCGCACCGGCCTGCTCGAGGCGCCGCCCGAAGCCATCGACAAGGTCGCCGACCGCCTCGACCGGATCGCCGAACGCTGCGGGCCCGCCATCGTGACCTACAGCAACCCCGCCAAGACGCTGGCGTCCGAACTGGCCGAGTCCCTCCCCGTCGTCTGGACCGAGGGCACCTCCGCCGGACCCGCGGGCCGCCGCTTCGCGGCCGCCCTCGCCGAACTGTCCGGCACCCCCGCGGTCGTCGCCGACCTGCCCGAGGCGCTCGCCGCGCACAACGCACTGCTCTCCGGCCGGCTCGCCGCCGGCGCCGACCCCGACGACTTCTTCCGCGACCGCGTCGAGGAACCGCCCGCCCTCCACGCGCGCGTGGTCCTTCTGCGCGACCGCCCCAGCGGCGGCCTCACCGCCGCCCCCAACGCCCGTGACCTGGCCCTCGGCCACGACACACCGATCAGCGAACTGGAACCGGAAGAGGGCGGCGAACTGGAGACCCTCGCCGAACTGATCGCCATCACGGATTTCGCCGCCGTTTACCTGGCGCTCGCCTCGGGAGCCTGA
- a CDS encoding cation diffusion facilitator family transporter, with the protein MSASGGTKAIVAALLANLSIAVAKFVAFLFSGSSSMLAESVHSLADSGNQGLLLLGGKRAQREATPQHPFGFGRERYIYAFLVSIVLFSVGGMFALYEGYEKIKHPHELEHWYWPVGVLVFAIIAEGFSFRTAIKESNPLRGKKSWKEFIRHAKAPELPVVLLEDLGALVGLILALGGVGLALLTGDGVWDGIGTLCIGILLILIALVLAAETKSLLLGEAAGVEVVQQIEAAVVAGDTVTGIIHMRTLHLGPEELLVAAKIAVRHDGTATEIASAIDAAESRIREAVPIARVIYLEPDIYSEAEATKGPDPEATPGGPTAPPAAH; encoded by the coding sequence ATGAGCGCGTCAGGCGGTACCAAGGCGATCGTGGCGGCACTGCTCGCCAACCTCTCGATCGCGGTGGCGAAATTCGTGGCGTTCCTCTTCAGCGGATCGTCGTCGATGCTCGCCGAGTCCGTGCACTCCCTCGCCGACTCCGGCAACCAGGGCCTGCTGCTCCTGGGCGGCAAGCGCGCCCAGCGCGAGGCCACCCCGCAACACCCCTTCGGCTTCGGCCGCGAGCGCTACATCTACGCCTTCCTCGTCTCCATCGTGCTCTTCTCCGTCGGCGGCATGTTCGCCCTCTACGAGGGCTACGAGAAGATCAAGCACCCGCACGAACTGGAGCACTGGTACTGGCCGGTGGGCGTCCTGGTCTTCGCGATCATCGCCGAGGGCTTCTCCTTCCGGACCGCCATCAAGGAGTCCAACCCGCTGCGCGGCAAGAAGTCCTGGAAGGAGTTCATCCGCCACGCCAAGGCCCCGGAGCTGCCGGTCGTCCTCCTGGAGGACCTCGGCGCCCTGGTCGGCCTGATCCTCGCCCTCGGCGGCGTCGGTCTCGCCCTGCTCACCGGCGACGGCGTCTGGGACGGCATCGGCACCCTCTGCATCGGCATCCTGCTCATCCTGATCGCGCTGGTCCTCGCCGCCGAGACCAAGTCCCTGCTGCTCGGCGAGGCCGCAGGCGTCGAGGTGGTCCAGCAGATCGAGGCCGCGGTCGTCGCCGGCGACACCGTCACCGGCATCATCCACATGCGCACCCTCCACCTCGGCCCCGAGGAACTGCTCGTCGCCGCCAAGATCGCCGTCCGGCACGACGGCACGGCCACGGAGATCGCCTCCGCGATCGACGCCGCCGAGTCCCGTATCCGCGAGGCGGTCCCGATCGCCCGCGTCATCTACCTGGAACCGGACATCTACAGCGAGGCCGAGGCCACCAAGGGCCCCGACCCCGAGGCGACCCCCGGCGGCCCGACCGCCCCGCCCGCAGCCCACTGA
- a CDS encoding phosphomannomutase/phosphoglucomutase has protein sequence MAADLSQIVKAYDVRGVVPDQWDESLAELFGAAFVELTGADAIVVGHDMRPSSPGLSGAFARGAAARGADVTGIGLCSTDQLYYASGALGLPGAMFTASHNPARYNGIKLCRAGAAPVGQDTGLAEIRALVERWSEVGAPEPSARPGTVTRRDTLADYAAHLRSLVDLTGIRPLKVVVDAGNGMGGHTVPTVFAGLPLDLVPMYFELDGTFPNHEANPLDPANLVDLQRRVREEGADLGLAFDGDADRCFVVDQDGEPVSPSAVTALVAARELARNGGKGTVIHNLITSWSVPEVVRENGGTPERTRVGHSFIKAEMARTGAIFGGEHSAHYYFRDFWNADTGMLAALHVLAALGEQDRPLSALVAAYDRYTGSGEINSTVDDQQARLAAIRAAYEGRDDVTVDDLDGLTVQAPDWWFNVRPSNTEPLLRLNAEARDEATMTKVRDEALAIIRA, from the coding sequence GTGGCTGCTGATCTGTCGCAGATCGTGAAGGCGTACGACGTGCGCGGTGTCGTCCCGGACCAGTGGGACGAGTCGCTGGCCGAGCTGTTCGGCGCGGCCTTCGTCGAACTGACCGGCGCGGACGCCATCGTGGTCGGCCACGACATGCGGCCCTCGTCCCCCGGCCTGTCCGGCGCCTTCGCGCGCGGCGCGGCGGCCCGCGGCGCCGACGTGACCGGGATCGGCCTGTGCTCCACCGACCAGCTGTACTACGCCTCAGGCGCGCTCGGCCTGCCGGGCGCCATGTTCACGGCCTCGCACAACCCCGCCCGGTACAACGGCATCAAGCTGTGCCGCGCGGGCGCCGCCCCGGTCGGCCAGGACACCGGCCTCGCCGAGATCCGCGCCCTGGTGGAACGCTGGAGCGAGGTGGGCGCCCCGGAGCCGTCCGCCCGCCCCGGCACGGTGACCCGGCGCGACACCCTCGCCGACTACGCGGCCCACCTGCGCTCCCTGGTCGACCTCACCGGCATCCGGCCCCTCAAGGTCGTCGTCGACGCGGGCAACGGCATGGGCGGCCACACCGTCCCCACGGTCTTCGCCGGCCTGCCCCTCGACCTGGTGCCGATGTACTTCGAACTGGACGGCACCTTCCCCAACCACGAGGCCAACCCGCTCGACCCGGCCAACCTCGTCGACCTCCAGCGGCGCGTCCGCGAGGAGGGCGCCGACCTCGGTCTCGCCTTCGACGGCGACGCCGACCGCTGCTTCGTCGTCGACCAGGACGGCGAGCCGGTCTCCCCGTCCGCCGTCACCGCCCTCGTGGCCGCCCGCGAGCTGGCCCGCAACGGCGGCAAGGGCACGGTCATCCACAACCTGATCACCTCCTGGTCCGTCCCCGAGGTCGTACGGGAGAACGGCGGCACACCGGAACGCACGCGCGTGGGCCACTCCTTCATCAAGGCCGAGATGGCCAGGACCGGCGCCATCTTCGGCGGCGAGCACTCCGCGCACTACTACTTCCGGGACTTCTGGAACGCCGACACCGGCATGCTGGCCGCCCTCCACGTCCTCGCCGCCCTCGGCGAGCAGGACCGCCCGCTGTCCGCCCTGGTCGCCGCCTACGACCGCTACACCGGCTCCGGCGAGATCAACTCCACCGTCGATGACCAGCAGGCCCGCCTCGCCGCGATCCGGGCCGCCTACGAGGGCCGCGACGACGTCACCGTGGACGACCTGGACGGCCTCACCGTCCAGGCGCCCGACTGGTGGTTCAACGTCCGCCCCTCCAACACCGAGCCGCTGCTCCGCCTGAACGCGGAGGCCCGCGACGAGGCGACGATGACGAAGGTCAGGGACGAGGCCTTGGCGATCATCCGCGCCTAG